Proteins from a single region of Pyxidicoccus trucidator:
- a CDS encoding TIGR02266 family protein, whose amino-acid sequence MAESNQGAVGLVVKLPFATPEEFLAKYGANVTRGGIYLRARAVKPPGTAVNLDLRLASGERLIYASAVVHFVTGQGGQGVMGMGLRFLNVDPQTRRFLDSAVVTLPHAQSDVPPVPNGVGAADYTVPPQGGIPLQTLAAPTPAAVPAGAAQPGESAASAPAAPVMMTDAALDLSTEEPKRAGLIIGIDLGTTNSCAAYVRNGRPGVLPSREGHNTVPSIIAVNTRGKLVVGHPAKGQMLTNPRQTVYGAKRLVGRAYVSQVVENIKDRFHYEISPGANGDAGVKLGERVYTLQQISALILREVREVAQNQLGQQVSRAVITVPAYYNDNQRHAVREAGKLAGLYVERILNEPTAAALAYGYGRKLNQRVLVYDLGGGTFDASVLELNDNVYEVISTGGDTFLGGLDFDNAIVAYLLEEFQKKTGRPFQGDRVAMQRINDAAERAKCALSERTEMRVHVAFVTMIDDKPYDLDVTLTRQKLIELTEGLVDRTVQVCEEVLKAKGLGPKDVDEVILVGGQSRFPLVHEKITKFFGKPPSKGVHPDEAVALGAALLAHSLGQLEGVVLIDVLPMAIGVGLPGGRFKPVLDRNTSLPSTKSYTLATHRDGQTELELTVFQGDSDKAAENEYLGTLKLAGLPKRPRGGVQVAVTFEVNNESLLKVTARESSSGREVTSTFSTRDTPEAVKAKLSQLEVEGAQAPGTHAGATATGPASPMKAPANNGPAPTAPVAAPKHTPVRGTTQAPLPAPAVPAVATAPKQKGFMGWLKGLFGRA is encoded by the coding sequence TTGGCGGAATCGAATCAGGGTGCGGTCGGGCTGGTCGTGAAGCTGCCCTTCGCGACACCCGAGGAGTTCCTGGCGAAGTACGGCGCCAACGTCACCCGTGGTGGCATCTACCTGCGCGCCCGCGCGGTGAAGCCGCCCGGTACCGCCGTCAATCTGGACCTCCGGTTGGCGAGCGGGGAGCGGCTCATCTACGCCTCCGCGGTCGTCCATTTCGTCACCGGGCAGGGCGGCCAGGGCGTCATGGGCATGGGCCTGCGCTTCCTGAACGTGGATCCGCAGACGCGCCGGTTCCTGGACTCCGCGGTCGTCACCCTGCCCCACGCCCAGTCGGACGTCCCGCCCGTCCCCAATGGCGTCGGGGCTGCGGACTACACCGTCCCACCTCAGGGTGGAATCCCGCTCCAGACGCTCGCGGCCCCTACCCCGGCCGCCGTGCCGGCAGGCGCAGCTCAGCCTGGTGAGTCCGCGGCGTCCGCCCCGGCGGCGCCGGTGATGATGACGGACGCCGCGCTGGACCTGAGCACGGAGGAGCCCAAGCGCGCGGGGCTCATCATCGGCATCGACCTGGGGACGACGAACTCGTGCGCGGCGTATGTGCGCAACGGGCGGCCCGGCGTGCTGCCCAGCCGCGAGGGCCACAACACGGTGCCCTCCATCATCGCCGTCAACACGCGCGGCAAGCTGGTGGTGGGCCACCCCGCCAAGGGGCAGATGCTCACCAACCCCCGGCAGACGGTGTACGGCGCCAAGCGGCTGGTGGGCCGGGCCTACGTGTCGCAGGTGGTGGAAAACATCAAGGACCGGTTCCACTACGAGATCAGCCCCGGGGCGAACGGCGACGCCGGGGTGAAGCTGGGAGAGCGCGTCTACACGCTCCAGCAGATCTCCGCGCTCATCCTCCGCGAGGTGCGCGAGGTGGCGCAGAACCAGCTCGGGCAGCAGGTGTCGCGCGCGGTGATTACCGTCCCGGCCTACTACAACGACAACCAGCGTCACGCGGTGCGCGAGGCCGGGAAGCTGGCCGGTCTGTACGTGGAGCGCATCCTCAACGAGCCCACCGCGGCGGCGCTGGCGTACGGCTACGGCCGCAAGCTGAACCAGCGCGTGCTGGTGTACGACCTGGGCGGCGGCACCTTCGACGCGTCCGTGCTGGAGCTGAACGACAACGTCTACGAGGTCATCTCCACCGGCGGTGACACGTTCCTCGGCGGGCTCGACTTCGACAACGCCATCGTCGCGTACCTCCTGGAGGAGTTCCAGAAGAAGACGGGCCGGCCCTTCCAGGGCGACCGCGTGGCCATGCAGCGCATCAACGACGCGGCGGAGCGCGCCAAGTGCGCGCTGTCCGAGCGCACGGAGATGCGGGTGCACGTGGCCTTCGTGACGATGATCGACGACAAGCCGTATGACCTCGACGTCACGCTGACGCGGCAGAAGCTCATCGAGCTGACCGAGGGGCTCGTGGACCGCACGGTGCAGGTCTGCGAGGAGGTGCTCAAGGCGAAGGGGCTGGGGCCGAAGGACGTGGACGAGGTCATCCTCGTCGGTGGGCAGAGCCGCTTCCCGCTGGTGCACGAGAAGATTACGAAGTTCTTCGGCAAGCCGCCCAGCAAGGGCGTGCACCCGGACGAGGCGGTGGCCCTGGGCGCGGCGCTGCTGGCGCACAGCCTGGGACAGCTCGAGGGCGTGGTGCTCATCGACGTGCTGCCCATGGCCATTGGCGTGGGGCTGCCGGGTGGGCGCTTCAAGCCGGTGCTGGACCGCAACACCTCGCTGCCTTCGACGAAGAGCTACACCCTGGCCACGCACCGCGACGGGCAGACGGAGCTGGAGCTGACGGTGTTCCAGGGGGACTCGGACAAGGCGGCGGAGAACGAGTACCTGGGGACGCTGAAGCTCGCGGGGCTGCCGAAGCGGCCGCGCGGCGGCGTGCAGGTGGCCGTCACCTTCGAGGTGAACAACGAGTCGCTGCTGAAGGTGACGGCGCGCGAGTCCTCCTCCGGCCGCGAGGTGACGAGCACCTTCAGCACGCGCGACACGCCGGAGGCCGTGAAGGCGAAGCTGTCGCAGCTCGAAGTGGAGGGCGCGCAGGCACCGGGGACGCATGCCGGCGCGACGGCCACGGGTCCCGCTTCACCCATGAAGGCGCCCGCGAACAATGGGCCCGCACCCACGGCGCCCGTCGCCGCGCCGAAACACACGCCCGTACGGGGAACCACCCAGGCACCGCTGCCCGCACCTGCCGTGCCCGCGGTTGCTACAGCGCCGAAACAAAAGGGTTTCATGGGCTGGCTCAAGGGACTGTTCGGACGAGCCTGA
- the guaA gene encoding glutamine-hydrolyzing GMP synthase, with protein MDLHAEKILILDFGSQYTQLIARRVRELGVYCEIHRPDLPAADIRRFAPRGIILSGGPASVEAPDSPRCDPFVFEADVPVLGICYGLQLIAKLLGGRIDRGAHREFGNAEVEVLARRGPFAEFNPGDRVQVWMSHGDRVDELPPGFESIGRSGNSPFAATAHATKPWYGLQFHPEVVHSPRGKEMLRAFLFNECKVTGSWTMKGFVDEAVETIRRQVGEHGRVICALSGGVDSSVAALLLHRAIGPRLQCIFVDNGVLRQGERAQVEALFVDRFHVPLKTVDARARFLEKLAGVTDPEKKRKIIGREFIAVFEEASRDIQDAGFLAQGTLYPDVIESVSYKGPSVTIKSHHNVGGLPETMKLKLVEPLRELFKDEVRALGRELGLPDEMVSRQPFPGPGLAIRVLGEVTEARLDLVRRADAIVQEEIRNAGLYKEIWQAFAVLLPVQSVGVMGDERTYESTCVLRAVTSVDGMTADWARLPFPLLERISTRITNEVRGINRVVYDISSKPPATIEWE; from the coding sequence GTGGACCTGCACGCCGAGAAGATCCTGATCCTCGATTTCGGGAGTCAGTACACCCAGCTCATCGCCCGGCGCGTCCGGGAGTTGGGGGTGTATTGCGAGATCCACCGCCCGGACCTCCCGGCGGCGGACATCCGACGCTTCGCCCCGCGCGGCATCATCCTTTCCGGAGGGCCGGCGTCCGTGGAAGCGCCTGACTCCCCGCGCTGTGATCCCTTCGTCTTCGAGGCGGACGTGCCCGTGCTGGGCATCTGCTACGGCCTCCAGCTCATCGCCAAGCTGCTGGGCGGACGCATCGACCGGGGCGCGCACCGGGAGTTCGGCAACGCGGAGGTCGAGGTGCTCGCCCGCCGAGGCCCCTTCGCCGAGTTCAACCCGGGCGACCGCGTCCAGGTGTGGATGAGCCATGGAGACCGGGTGGACGAGCTGCCCCCGGGCTTCGAGTCCATCGGCCGCAGCGGAAACTCGCCCTTCGCGGCCACCGCCCATGCGACCAAGCCCTGGTACGGCCTCCAGTTCCACCCGGAGGTGGTCCACTCGCCGCGGGGCAAGGAGATGCTGCGCGCCTTCCTCTTCAACGAGTGCAAGGTGACGGGCTCATGGACGATGAAGGGCTTCGTCGACGAGGCGGTGGAGACCATCCGCCGGCAGGTGGGTGAGCACGGCCGGGTCATCTGCGCGCTGTCCGGCGGCGTGGACAGCTCCGTGGCGGCGCTGCTGCTGCACCGGGCCATCGGCCCGCGCCTGCAGTGCATCTTCGTGGACAACGGCGTGCTGCGGCAGGGCGAGCGCGCCCAGGTGGAGGCGCTCTTCGTGGACCGCTTCCACGTGCCGCTGAAGACGGTGGACGCGCGGGCCCGCTTCCTGGAGAAGCTCGCCGGCGTCACGGACCCGGAGAAGAAGCGGAAGATCATCGGCCGCGAGTTCATCGCCGTGTTCGAGGAGGCCTCGCGCGACATCCAGGACGCCGGGTTCCTGGCGCAGGGCACGCTCTACCCGGACGTCATCGAGTCCGTCTCGTACAAGGGCCCGTCCGTCACCATCAAGAGCCACCACAACGTGGGCGGCCTGCCGGAGACGATGAAGCTCAAGCTGGTGGAGCCGCTGCGCGAGCTGTTCAAGGACGAGGTCCGCGCCCTGGGCCGCGAGCTAGGGCTGCCGGACGAGATGGTGTCCCGCCAGCCGTTCCCCGGCCCGGGCCTGGCCATTCGAGTGCTCGGCGAAGTCACGGAGGCCCGCCTGGACCTGGTGCGCCGCGCGGACGCCATCGTCCAGGAGGAGATCCGCAACGCGGGCCTCTACAAGGAGATCTGGCAGGCCTTCGCCGTGCTGCTCCCCGTGCAGAGCGTGGGCGTCATGGGCGACGAGCGCACCTACGAGTCCACCTGCGTGCTCCGCGCCGTCACCAGCGTGGACGGCATGACGGCGGACTGGGCCCGGCTGCCGTTCCCCCTCCTGGAGCGCATCTCCACGCGCATCACCAACGAGGTGCGCGGCATCAACCGCGTCGTCTACGACATCTCCTCCAAGCCGCCCGCCACGATTGAGTGGGAGTGA
- the guaB gene encoding IMP dehydrogenase — protein MLNPDIRLALTFDDVLLVPAESSVVPKDVDLTTRLTRNIRLNIPLLSAAMDTVTESRTAIAMAQEGGIGVIHKNMTPEQQALEVLKVKKFESGMVVDPVTIDPEAPLGRAVELMRQHGVSGIPVVKGSRLVGIVTSRDVRFETNFTQKVESMMTRKLVTGREGITQEDAQKLLHEHRIEKLLIVNEAFELKGLITIKDIEKRRTNPNAAKDGKGRLLCAAAVGVSADREARLDALIKAGVDVIVVDTAHGHSRGVVDGVRDTRKNFHGFDLIAGNVATAEGTHALISAGVDAVKVGIGPGSICTTRVVAGVGVPQITAVDDCVREAEKHGIPIISDGGIKYSGDIVKALAAGASTVMIGSLFAGTEEAPGDVILYQGRSYKSYRGMGSMGAMKQGAKDRYFQSDVEAVKLVPEGIEGRVPYKGTLGMNVHQMLGGIRSGMGYVGCGSIDALRTQATFVRITSAGLKESHVHDVIITEEAPNYRVE, from the coding sequence ATGCTGAACCCCGATATCCGGCTCGCCCTCACCTTCGACGACGTCTTGCTGGTGCCCGCCGAGAGCTCGGTCGTCCCCAAGGATGTCGACCTGACGACCCGGTTGACCCGCAACATCCGGCTCAACATCCCCCTGCTGTCCGCCGCCATGGACACAGTCACGGAGTCCCGGACCGCCATCGCCATGGCCCAGGAGGGGGGGATTGGCGTCATCCACAAGAACATGACGCCCGAGCAGCAGGCGCTCGAGGTCCTCAAGGTCAAGAAGTTCGAGAGCGGCATGGTGGTGGACCCCGTCACCATCGACCCCGAGGCCCCGCTGGGCCGCGCGGTGGAGCTGATGCGCCAGCACGGCGTGTCCGGCATCCCCGTGGTGAAGGGCAGCCGCCTCGTCGGCATCGTCACCAGCCGCGACGTGCGCTTCGAGACCAACTTCACCCAGAAGGTGGAGTCGATGATGACGCGCAAGCTCGTCACCGGCCGCGAGGGCATCACCCAGGAAGACGCCCAGAAGCTGCTGCACGAGCACCGCATCGAGAAGCTCCTCATCGTCAACGAGGCGTTCGAGCTCAAGGGCCTCATCACCATCAAGGACATCGAGAAGCGCCGGACGAACCCGAACGCGGCCAAGGACGGCAAGGGGCGCCTGCTGTGCGCCGCCGCCGTGGGCGTGTCCGCGGACCGCGAGGCCCGGCTCGACGCGCTCATCAAGGCCGGCGTGGACGTCATCGTCGTGGACACGGCGCACGGCCACTCGCGCGGCGTCGTGGACGGGGTGCGTGACACGCGGAAGAACTTCCACGGCTTCGACCTCATCGCCGGCAACGTGGCGACGGCCGAGGGCACCCACGCGCTCATCTCGGCCGGCGTGGACGCGGTGAAGGTGGGCATCGGCCCCGGCTCCATCTGCACCACCCGCGTGGTGGCCGGCGTGGGCGTGCCCCAGATTACCGCGGTGGATGACTGCGTCCGCGAGGCGGAGAAGCACGGCATCCCCATCATCTCCGACGGCGGCATCAAGTACTCGGGCGACATCGTCAAGGCGCTCGCCGCGGGTGCCAGCACGGTGATGATCGGCTCGCTCTTCGCGGGCACCGAGGAGGCTCCCGGCGACGTCATCCTGTACCAGGGCCGCAGCTACAAGAGCTACCGCGGCATGGGCAGCATGGGCGCCATGAAGCAGGGCGCGAAGGACCGCTACTTCCAGTCCGACGTGGAGGCGGTGAAGCTGGTGCCCGAGGGCATCGAAGGCCGCGTCCCGTACAAGGGCACGCTGGGCATGAACGTGCACCAGATGCTGGGCGGCATCCGCAGCGGCATGGGGTACGTGGGCTGCGGCTCCATCGACGCGCTGCGCACCCAGGCCACCTTCGTGCGGATCACCTCGGCCGGGCTCAAGGAGAGCCACGTGCACGACGTGATCATCACCGAAGAGGCCCCGAACTACCGCGTCGAGTAA
- a CDS encoding S46 family peptidase produces MKRLFVIATLLGAAPALADEGMWTYNNFPSAKVKEKYGFEPTQQWLDKVRLSSARLAGGCSASFVSPDGLVMTNHHCARGCIEQLSTAKKDYIANGFYAKTQAEETQCPAMEINQLESITDVTETLNKATQGMSGKQYADTLKAKMSELEQACSAGDAKVRCDLVTLYQGGKYNLYKYRRFQDVRLVMAPEHAIAFFGGDPDNFEFPRYDLDVTFLRIYQDGKPASTKDNYFKWSEHGAKEGELTFVSGNPGRTSRGLTIAELELQRDVALPKTLMFLSELRGMVTEFQKRGPEQKRTSNNMLFGVENGLKASKGRHEALLDKKFFAQKVAAEQDLRKKVEANPEMKKKYGAAWDEIAKAQEQFVNIRKELAFMENNQGLSSSTFNLARTLVRASEELPKENGQRLREFSQAGLPALKAQLFSPAPIYPELEIARLTFSLTKMREELGADHPFVKKVLGKDSPEKLAARVVKGSKLRDVKVRQALFDGGKAAVDASKDPMIELARVVDPDARAVRKNYEENIEAVVRKNSELIAKAKFEVYGTNQYPDATFSPRVSYGSVKGYMEDGKKVEPITQLAGTFERHTGEDPFALPKSWLKAQNILDGKTGMNFVTTNDIIGGNSGSPMINQQGEVVGLVFDGNIQSLGGEYGFDESVNRTVAVHSDAIIESLQKIYGATRVLEELRPGSTKVPPVKTKPAG; encoded by the coding sequence ATGAAGCGATTGTTCGTGATTGCCACCCTCCTCGGCGCGGCGCCTGCCCTGGCCGACGAGGGCATGTGGACCTACAACAACTTCCCCTCCGCCAAGGTGAAGGAGAAGTACGGCTTCGAGCCCACGCAGCAGTGGCTGGACAAGGTGCGCCTGTCCTCGGCGCGGCTCGCGGGTGGCTGCTCGGCGAGCTTCGTGTCGCCGGACGGCCTGGTGATGACCAACCACCACTGCGCGCGCGGCTGCATCGAGCAGCTCTCCACGGCGAAGAAGGACTACATCGCCAACGGCTTCTACGCGAAGACGCAGGCCGAGGAGACGCAGTGCCCGGCCATGGAGATCAACCAGCTGGAGAGCATCACCGACGTCACCGAGACGCTGAACAAGGCCACCCAGGGCATGTCCGGCAAGCAGTACGCCGATACCCTCAAGGCGAAGATGTCCGAGCTGGAGCAGGCCTGTTCCGCGGGCGACGCCAAGGTGCGCTGTGACCTTGTCACCCTGTACCAGGGCGGCAAGTACAACCTGTACAAGTACCGCCGCTTCCAGGACGTGCGCCTGGTGATGGCTCCCGAGCACGCCATCGCCTTCTTCGGCGGCGACCCGGACAACTTCGAGTTCCCCCGCTACGACCTGGACGTGACGTTCCTGCGCATCTACCAGGACGGCAAGCCGGCCAGCACCAAGGACAACTACTTCAAGTGGTCCGAGCACGGCGCCAAGGAGGGTGAGCTCACCTTCGTGTCCGGCAACCCCGGCCGCACCTCGCGCGGGCTGACCATCGCCGAGCTGGAGCTGCAGCGCGACGTCGCGCTGCCGAAGACGCTCATGTTCCTGTCCGAGCTGCGCGGCATGGTGACGGAGTTCCAGAAGCGCGGCCCCGAGCAGAAGCGCACCTCCAACAACATGCTGTTCGGCGTGGAGAACGGCCTCAAGGCCAGCAAGGGCCGCCACGAGGCGCTGCTGGACAAGAAGTTCTTCGCGCAGAAGGTCGCCGCGGAGCAGGACCTTCGCAAGAAGGTCGAGGCCAACCCGGAGATGAAGAAGAAGTACGGCGCGGCCTGGGACGAGATCGCCAAGGCCCAGGAGCAGTTCGTCAACATCCGCAAGGAGCTGGCCTTCATGGAGAACAACCAGGGCCTGTCCTCCTCGACGTTCAACCTTGCCCGCACGCTGGTGCGCGCCTCGGAGGAGCTGCCCAAGGAGAACGGCCAGCGCCTGCGCGAGTTCAGCCAGGCCGGCCTGCCTGCCCTCAAGGCCCAGCTGTTCAGCCCGGCCCCCATCTACCCGGAGCTGGAGATTGCCCGCCTCACCTTCAGCCTCACCAAGATGCGCGAGGAGCTGGGCGCGGATCACCCGTTCGTGAAGAAGGTGCTCGGCAAGGACTCCCCGGAGAAGCTGGCCGCCCGCGTGGTCAAGGGCTCCAAGCTGCGTGACGTGAAGGTGCGCCAGGCCCTCTTCGACGGTGGCAAGGCCGCCGTGGACGCCTCCAAGGACCCGATGATCGAGCTGGCCCGCGTGGTGGACCCGGACGCCCGCGCGGTCCGCAAGAACTACGAGGAGAACATCGAGGCCGTCGTCCGCAAGAACAGCGAGCTCATCGCCAAGGCCAAGTTCGAGGTCTACGGCACCAACCAGTACCCGGACGCCACCTTCAGCCCCCGCGTGTCCTACGGCTCGGTGAAGGGCTACATGGAGGACGGCAAGAAGGTGGAGCCCATCACCCAGCTGGCCGGCACCTTCGAGCGTCACACCGGTGAGGACCCGTTCGCCCTGCCCAAGTCCTGGCTGAAGGCCCAGAACATTCTCGACGGCAAGACGGGCATGAACTTCGTCACCACCAACGACATCATCGGCGGCAACTCCGGCTCGCCGATGATCAACCAGCAGGGTGAGGTCGTCGGCTTGGTGTTCGACGGCAACATCCAGTCGCTCGGTGGCGAGTACGGCTTCGACGAGAGCGTGAACCGCACGGTGGCCGTGCACAGCGACGCCATCATCGAGTCGCTGCAGAAGATCTACGGCGCCACCCGCGTCCTCGAGGAGCTGCGCCCGGGTAGCACCAAGGTGCCGCCCGTGAAGACCAAGCCGGCGGGGTGA
- a CDS encoding glutathione S-transferase family protein: MPLVLYGHPFSSYTQKVLIALYENGTPFEFRCLGPDTPQHLAEWLRRWPLSKFPLLVDGERNIVETSIIIEYLQLVHPGPVDLLPADPMAALDVRFLDRFFDLHVMSPVQHAVAEALTGDPVKRQEGLALAAKKLELAYAWLEGQLAGRTWAAAGADFTLADCAAAPSLFYADWTHRISEAFPVLRAYRARLLARPSFARAVEEARYFRPNFPLGAPDRD; encoded by the coding sequence ATGCCGCTCGTGCTCTACGGTCACCCCTTCTCCTCGTACACGCAGAAAGTCCTCATCGCGCTGTACGAGAATGGCACACCCTTCGAGTTTCGCTGCCTTGGGCCGGATACGCCGCAGCACCTGGCCGAGTGGCTGCGGCGCTGGCCGCTGAGCAAGTTCCCGCTGCTGGTGGACGGCGAGCGCAACATCGTCGAGACCAGCATCATCATCGAGTACCTCCAGCTCGTGCATCCCGGGCCCGTGGACCTGCTGCCCGCGGACCCGATGGCCGCTTTGGACGTGCGCTTTCTCGACCGCTTCTTCGACCTGCACGTCATGAGCCCGGTGCAGCATGCGGTAGCCGAGGCGCTGACGGGTGATCCGGTGAAGCGCCAGGAAGGACTGGCCCTGGCTGCGAAGAAGCTGGAGCTCGCCTACGCCTGGCTCGAAGGGCAGCTCGCCGGCAGGACCTGGGCCGCCGCTGGCGCGGACTTCACGCTGGCGGACTGCGCGGCCGCGCCCTCGCTGTTCTACGCGGACTGGACGCACCGGATTTCCGAGGCTTTTCCCGTGCTGCGCGCCTACCGCGCGCGGTTGCTTGCGCGCCCGTCCTTCGCCCGCGCGGTGGAGGAAGCGCGGTACTTCCGGCCGAACTTTCCCCTGGGCGCGCCGGACCGGGATTGA
- a CDS encoding ABC transporter permease, translating into MSLLDNLAADVRFALRTLRRAPGFVSVAVLCLALGIGANAIIFSVVYGVLLRPLPYAAPERLVTPFEVRSQGSGGPVSWPTFHAWKELIPAFQHLAAFIEGGATLQAPDATAEHLEVTRGTAEFFAVYGVPPLLGRTFVSTDDQPGQQPVTVLSESLWRRRFGADRAVLGRTVTLDSTPHTVVGVMPASFDADTDLWLPLVPPPDASTRARGFVLLLRARLAPGVSLEAADAQLKAVAAQVGATQSQEPRSARLIPLTEGPTQAWRAPLQVLLGAVALVLLIACTNVANLLLARAGARRQELAIRVALGAGRGRVIQQLLVESLLLALLGGALGMLIARWGLDALLALSPDTLPRRESIALDGTSFLFLTLLTVTSGLGFGLLPALQLSRLDVRGGLAAAGTHGGAMGPGRRLRSALVIAEIALSLILLVGAGLLGRGFLHLLGTSPGFRAEHVLTLHLGIPKERFFTDGGLDPDLPRRLLAPILDEVRALPGVSAAGMTSVLPIQRAWNNARYTVDGEPPPAPGDEPRAERRATSPGYFATLGIPLLQGRDFTPRDADPGQPGTVIINESLARRHFQDASPLGRRLELGGGAATIIGIVGDVRQAGLDREPLAEFHVPYGRPWGDDSLVLVVRTAVDPESLVPGIREAVRWVDGTLPVFRAQTLEQVIAKSLGLRRLVLGLLGGFAVLALFLSASGLYGVISLLVTQRTRELGIRMALGARAGDVLRLVLGQGAALTAVGITVGLVGALVLTRVLESQLYGVTARDPLTFAGVALLLAGVALLACWLPARRATRVTPMQALRGD; encoded by the coding sequence ATGAGCCTCCTCGACAACCTCGCCGCGGACGTCCGCTTCGCGCTCCGGACCCTTCGCCGAGCCCCGGGCTTCGTCTCCGTCGCCGTGCTGTGTCTGGCGCTCGGCATCGGAGCCAACGCCATCATCTTCAGCGTGGTCTACGGCGTGCTCCTGCGGCCCCTTCCGTACGCAGCCCCCGAGCGCCTGGTCACCCCGTTCGAGGTCCGCTCCCAGGGTTCCGGAGGCCCCGTTTCCTGGCCCACGTTTCACGCCTGGAAGGAACTCATCCCGGCCTTCCAGCACCTCGCCGCGTTCATCGAAGGCGGCGCCACGCTCCAGGCCCCTGACGCCACCGCCGAGCACCTCGAAGTCACCCGTGGCACCGCCGAATTCTTCGCCGTGTACGGCGTCCCCCCGTTGCTCGGCCGGACCTTTGTCTCCACCGACGACCAGCCCGGCCAGCAGCCCGTCACGGTCCTGAGTGAGTCCCTCTGGCGGCGCCGCTTCGGCGCGGATCGGGCGGTCCTCGGCCGCACGGTAACGCTCGACAGCACTCCGCACACGGTGGTCGGAGTCATGCCGGCGTCCTTTGACGCGGACACGGACCTCTGGCTCCCCCTGGTGCCACCGCCTGACGCCAGCACCCGGGCTCGCGGCTTCGTCCTTTTGCTCCGGGCGCGACTCGCCCCTGGCGTATCCCTCGAAGCCGCGGACGCCCAGCTCAAGGCCGTGGCCGCCCAGGTCGGCGCGACCCAATCCCAGGAGCCTCGGAGCGCCCGGCTCATCCCGCTCACGGAAGGTCCGACCCAGGCCTGGCGCGCGCCGCTCCAGGTCCTCCTCGGGGCCGTCGCGCTGGTGCTCCTCATCGCCTGCACCAACGTCGCGAACCTCCTCCTGGCCCGGGCCGGCGCACGTCGCCAGGAGCTGGCGATCCGGGTGGCGCTCGGTGCCGGCCGGGGCCGCGTCATCCAGCAACTCCTCGTCGAGAGCCTCCTCCTGGCGCTCCTCGGAGGCGCCCTCGGAATGCTGATTGCGCGCTGGGGCCTGGATGCCCTGCTGGCCCTCTCGCCGGACACCCTGCCGCGCCGCGAGTCCATCGCGCTCGACGGCACGTCCTTCCTGTTCCTCACGCTGCTGACGGTCACCAGCGGTCTCGGCTTCGGGCTGCTCCCAGCGCTTCAGCTCTCGCGGCTCGATGTCCGTGGCGGCCTTGCCGCGGCCGGAACCCACGGTGGTGCCATGGGGCCAGGGCGCCGGCTCCGGAGCGCCCTGGTCATCGCGGAAATCGCCCTGTCCCTCATCCTCCTCGTGGGCGCGGGTCTGCTCGGGCGCGGCTTCCTGCACCTGCTGGGAACGTCCCCCGGGTTCCGAGCCGAGCACGTCCTCACGCTGCACCTGGGCATCCCCAAGGAGCGCTTCTTCACGGACGGTGGCTTGGACCCGGACCTGCCGCGCCGGCTGCTCGCGCCCATCCTGGACGAAGTCCGCGCGCTCCCCGGAGTCAGCGCCGCGGGAATGACGTCGGTCCTCCCCATCCAGCGTGCCTGGAACAACGCCCGCTACACCGTGGATGGCGAGCCGCCCCCCGCGCCCGGTGACGAGCCCCGGGCGGAGCGCCGGGCCACCAGCCCCGGCTACTTCGCCACCCTCGGGATTCCACTGCTCCAGGGGCGCGACTTCACCCCCCGGGACGCCGACCCGGGCCAGCCCGGCACCGTCATCATCAACGAGTCCCTGGCCCGCCGGCACTTCCAGGACGCCAGCCCCCTGGGCCGCCGGCTGGAGCTGGGCGGCGGCGCGGCCACCATCATCGGCATCGTGGGCGACGTCCGGCAGGCGGGCCTGGACCGGGAGCCCCTCGCCGAGTTCCACGTCCCTTACGGCCGGCCCTGGGGCGACGACAGCCTCGTCCTCGTCGTCCGCACGGCGGTGGACCCCGAGTCCCTTGTCCCCGGCATCCGCGAGGCCGTGCGCTGGGTGGACGGCACCCTGCCTGTCTTCCGGGCGCAGACGTTGGAGCAGGTCATCGCGAAGTCACTCGGCCTGCGACGCCTGGTGCTGGGCCTCCTCGGAGGCTTCGCCGTCCTGGCCCTCTTCCTCTCCGCAAGCGGCCTGTACGGCGTCATCTCGCTCCTGGTGACCCAGCGCACGCGGGAGCTCGGCATCCGCATGGCGCTCGGCGCGCGGGCCGGAGACGTGCTCCGGCTCGTCCTGGGTCAGGGCGCGGCGCTCACCGCCGTGGGAATCACCGTGGGCCTCGTGGGCGCGCTCGTGTTGACCCGGGTGCTGGAAAGCCAGCTGTACGGCGTCACCGCCCGGGACCCGCTGACCTTCGCGGGCGTGGCGCTGCTGCTCGCGGGGGTCGCGCTCCTGGCCTGCTGGCTCCCCGCGCGTCGGGCCACGCGAGTGACTCCGATGCAGGCCCTCCGCGGCGACTAG
- a CDS encoding winged helix-turn-helix transcriptional regulator: MAMPQTGRSGCPINLTLEQLGDRWSLIVIRDVMFGNRRSYGELLAQSEEGVASNILANRLKRLTASGLLTRRPDSKHRQKGIYSLTEAAIQLVPLLAHMGAWGCRHTRPSKELSVRAELLEKGGAPLWNAFMDELRHLHLGAPRPAHSVFGELQAAYEKALAHRAR, encoded by the coding sequence ATGGCCATGCCGCAGACAGGGCGATCCGGCTGCCCGATCAATCTGACGCTCGAACAGCTCGGCGACCGCTGGAGCCTCATCGTCATCCGCGACGTCATGTTCGGGAACAGGCGCAGCTACGGCGAGCTGCTCGCGCAGAGCGAGGAAGGCGTCGCCTCGAACATCCTCGCAAACCGGCTGAAGCGCCTGACCGCGTCCGGCCTGCTGACGCGACGCCCCGATTCGAAACACCGGCAGAAAGGGATCTACAGCCTCACGGAAGCGGCCATCCAGCTCGTGCCGCTACTCGCGCACATGGGCGCCTGGGGCTGCCGGCATACGCGCCCGAGCAAGGAACTGTCCGTGCGCGCAGAGCTGCTGGAAAAGGGCGGCGCTCCGCTTTGGAACGCCTTCATGGACGAACTGCGCCACCTGCATCTCGGAGCGCCGCGTCCAGCGCACTCGGTGTTCGGCGAGCTGCAGGCTGCCTACGAGAAGGCACTGGCGCACCGCGCCCGCTAG